In the Telopea speciosissima isolate NSW1024214 ecotype Mountain lineage chromosome 2, Tspe_v1, whole genome shotgun sequence genome, one interval contains:
- the LOC122652139 gene encoding uncharacterized protein LOC122652139 yields the protein MALSFSSAGFSSKLQYNPNPPLKYLKTWIQNPHMVFRCESSESEFPEKQSELPKRNSKLQIGSPIVFVEAPEIIKTAASVPCLRVNTGLVKAGDVGRIVARKPKDVWAVRLAIGTYLIDGKHFRPLDLDE from the exons ATGGCTTTATCTTTCTCTAGTGCTGGATTCTCCTCAAAGCTACAATACAACCCAAACCCACCATTAAAATACTTGAAAACATGGATTCAAAACCCCCATATGGTTTTCAGATGTGAATCATCAGAATCTGAATTCCCAGAAAAGCAGTCAGAGTTGCCCAAAAGGAATTCAAAACTTCAGATCGGGTCTCCAATTGTATTCGTTGAAGCTCCAGAGATTATAAAGACTGCAGCTTCAGTGCCATGTCTCAGGGTCAATACAGGTTTAGTTAAGGCAGGTGATGTGGGAAG AATTGTGGCAAGAAAGCCTAAGGATGTATGGGCAGTACGTCTTGCTATTGGTACCTATCTCATAGATGGAAAGCATTTCAGGCCCTTAGACCTAGATGAATGA